One Massilia sp. 9096 genomic window carries:
- a CDS encoding DUF5597 domain-containing protein: protein MLRPGLFTRALALAAACASVCAQASDMPRIAEQNGHYALMVDGSPYLMLAGQAQNSSNYPAALPKVWAALRDAHANTLEIPVAWEQIEPKEGKFDFGWVDTLVKQARENKVRLVLLWFGTWKNTGPAYAPEWVKLDNARFPRMVNKDGKPDCCLSPFGVQTREADKRAFVALMTHLKQIDGERHTAIMVQVENEVGSYKLARDYAPAAEAAYRQPVPAAVLARQQPPAGRPRQGSWREVYGDFAEQYFHAWAIASYIEDIAKAGRAVCDLPMYVNNALRDPGTPGQPAAPFKDDFASGGPTFDVLGIYKAAAPHIDFVGPDIYMPESNKVAANLERFQQPGNALLVPEMGNAPGYARYVWQILGRGAMGVAPFGIDYADYSNYPLGSPYTDKRMVEPFAQVYAAFAPMQRQWARWAFEGRTHGVAEGDDRAPQTLALQGWKATVSFREFQFGEREWLHDKSDYPLGTDKPNGGLALAQLGPDEFLVVGQRARLKVSGAGANAGKPSMWARVEEGHFEPDGRWVMERVWNGDQTDYGLNLPATPTVLKVRMGTY from the coding sequence ATGCTGCGCCCCGGTCTCTTCACGCGCGCGCTCGCGCTGGCGGCCGCGTGCGCCAGCGTGTGCGCGCAGGCGAGCGACATGCCGCGCATCGCCGAACAGAACGGCCATTACGCCCTGATGGTCGACGGCTCGCCCTACCTGATGCTGGCCGGCCAGGCCCAGAACTCGAGCAACTACCCGGCAGCGCTGCCCAAGGTCTGGGCCGCGCTGCGTGATGCCCACGCCAACACGCTCGAGATCCCGGTCGCCTGGGAACAGATCGAGCCGAAGGAAGGCAAGTTCGACTTCGGCTGGGTCGACACATTGGTCAAGCAGGCGCGCGAGAACAAGGTGCGTCTGGTGCTGCTGTGGTTCGGCACCTGGAAGAACACCGGTCCCGCCTACGCGCCGGAATGGGTCAAGCTTGACAACGCCCGCTTCCCGCGCATGGTCAACAAGGACGGCAAGCCGGACTGCTGCCTGTCGCCGTTCGGCGTGCAGACGCGCGAGGCCGACAAGCGTGCTTTTGTCGCCCTGATGACGCACCTGAAGCAGATCGACGGCGAGCGCCACACGGCGATCATGGTGCAGGTCGAGAACGAGGTCGGCAGCTACAAGCTGGCGCGCGACTACGCCCCCGCGGCCGAAGCGGCCTACCGCCAGCCGGTGCCGGCCGCCGTGCTGGCGCGCCAGCAGCCGCCCGCCGGCCGTCCGCGGCAGGGGTCCTGGCGGGAAGTCTACGGCGACTTCGCCGAGCAGTACTTCCACGCCTGGGCCATCGCCAGCTACATCGAAGACATCGCCAAGGCCGGCCGCGCCGTCTGCGACCTGCCGATGTACGTCAACAATGCCTTGCGCGACCCCGGCACGCCGGGACAGCCGGCCGCGCCGTTCAAGGACGACTTCGCCAGCGGCGGCCCGACCTTCGACGTGCTCGGCATCTACAAGGCGGCCGCGCCGCACATCGACTTCGTCGGCCCGGACATCTACATGCCCGAGTCGAACAAGGTCGCGGCCAACCTGGAGCGCTTCCAGCAGCCGGGCAACGCCCTGCTGGTGCCGGAGATGGGCAACGCGCCCGGCTATGCACGCTACGTCTGGCAGATCCTGGGGCGCGGCGCGATGGGTGTGGCGCCTTTCGGCATCGACTACGCGGATTACAGCAACTACCCGCTCGGCTCGCCCTACACCGACAAGCGCATGGTCGAACCGTTCGCCCAGGTGTACGCGGCGTTCGCGCCGATGCAGCGCCAGTGGGCGCGCTGGGCTTTCGAAGGACGCACCCACGGCGTGGCCGAGGGCGACGACCGCGCGCCGCAGACGCTGGCGCTGCAGGGATGGAAGGCCACCGTGAGCTTTCGCGAATTCCAGTTCGGCGAGCGCGAATGGCTGCACGACAAGAGCGACTATCCGCTCGGCACCGACAAGCCGAACGGCGGCCTGGCCCTGGCCCAGCTGGGGCCGGACGAATTCCTGGTGGTCGGCCAGCGCGCGCGCCTGAAGGTGAGCGGCGCCGGCGCCAACGCCGGCAAACCGAGCATGTGGGCGCGCGTCGAGGAAGGCCATTTCGAGCCCGACGGCCGCTGGGTCATGGAGCGCGTCTGGAACGGCGACCAGACCGACTACGGCCTGAACCTGCCGGCCACGCCGACCGTATTGAAGGTCCGCATGGGCACGTATTAG